The proteins below are encoded in one region of Syngnathus acus chromosome 2, fSynAcu1.2, whole genome shotgun sequence:
- the nhej1 gene encoding non-homologous end-joining factor 1 isoform X2, translating into METIQASSDVLLQHPWLPMAIDGCNLLVKSCFAETTYRILLTDMHCVWQETMQSAAIQSRAQELNKRLQAPVKAFFSHLCEVVRPCLSGSGQPSESQVGITVMRPEGGDLCLRLKSKLAELPFYWEFRCTPAPVAVVCLHLVQPLLSMSHVLQQQVEELEELLVTKDAEIQDYKENGATLSRARLQTDIFERHTYKVGFLAKTLAVVCSDDHGVKNFGDDLRELYTAIVAHGSKLSEQDQLVAADPDPATSSGVEACAEGGEADDKQNRSSPVAEARDHIVHTAPAQQLITCGRAERTSSKAKKKKVVGLFR; encoded by the exons ATGGAAACCATCCAAGCCTCCAGTGATGTTCTCCTTCAGCATCCGTGGCTTCCCATGGCCATTGATGGTTGCAACCTGCTGGTCAAGAGCTGCTTTGCAGAGACGACGTACCGCATCCTGCTAACTGACATGCACTGCGTTTGGCAGGAGACCATGCAGTCGGCGGCCATCCAGAGCCGCGCTCAG GAGCTGAACAAGCGTTTGCAAGCCCCCGTCAAAGCCTTTTTCTCGCACCTGTGCGAGGTGGTGCGGCCCTGTCTGTCCGGCAGCGGTCAGCCGAGCGAGAGCCAAGTTGGCATCACTGTGATGCGGCCTGAAGGAGGCGACTTGTGCTTGAGGCTGAAGAGCAAGCTAGCGGAGCTGCCGTTCTACTGGGAGTTTCGCTGCACCCCCGCTCCAGTCGCTGTG GTATGTCTTCATCTGGTGCAGCCCCTGTTGTCCATGAGCCACGtgctgcagcagcaggtgGAAGAGCTGGAAGAGTTGCTGGTCACCAAGGATGCCGAGATCCAAGACTACAAGGAGAATGGAGCCACACTCAGCAGAG CGCGTCTGCAGACAGACATTTTCGAGCGGCACACCTACAAAGTCGGTTTCCTGGCAAAG ACTCTTGCTGTGGTTTGTTCTGATGATCACGGTGTGAAGAACTTCGGAGATGACCTCCGAGAGCTTTACACCGCCATCGTCGCACACGGAAGCAAACTGTCGGAGCAGGACCAGTTGGTTGCAGCAGATCCGGATCCCGCAACTTCCTCAG GCGTTGAAGCGTGTGCTGAAGGAGGAGAAGCTGACGACAAGCAGAACCGGAGCAGCCCAGTGGCGGAAGCAAGAGACCACATCGTCCACACAGCCCCGGCACAGCAG CTCATCACCTGCGGCCGTGCTGAGCGAACGTCTTCCaaagcaaagaagaagaaagtggTGGGCTTGTTCCGATGA
- the nhej1 gene encoding non-homologous end-joining factor 1 isoform X1 — METIQASSDVLLQHPWLPMAIDGCNLLVKSCFAETTYRILLTDMHCVWQETMQSAAIQSRAQELNKRLQAPVKAFFSHLCEVVRPCLSGSGQPSESQVGITVMRPEGGDLCLRLKSKLAELPFYWEFRCTPAPVAVVCLHLVQPLLSMSHVLQQQVEELEELLVTKDAEIQDYKENGATLSRARLQTDIFERHTYKVGFLAKTLAVVCSDDHGVKNFGDDLRELYTAIVAHGSKLSEQDQLVAADPDPATSSGPKNICVFGPRHHAGVEACAEGGEADDKQNRSSPVAEARDHIVHTAPAQQLITCGRAERTSSKAKKKKVVGLFR; from the exons ATGGAAACCATCCAAGCCTCCAGTGATGTTCTCCTTCAGCATCCGTGGCTTCCCATGGCCATTGATGGTTGCAACCTGCTGGTCAAGAGCTGCTTTGCAGAGACGACGTACCGCATCCTGCTAACTGACATGCACTGCGTTTGGCAGGAGACCATGCAGTCGGCGGCCATCCAGAGCCGCGCTCAG GAGCTGAACAAGCGTTTGCAAGCCCCCGTCAAAGCCTTTTTCTCGCACCTGTGCGAGGTGGTGCGGCCCTGTCTGTCCGGCAGCGGTCAGCCGAGCGAGAGCCAAGTTGGCATCACTGTGATGCGGCCTGAAGGAGGCGACTTGTGCTTGAGGCTGAAGAGCAAGCTAGCGGAGCTGCCGTTCTACTGGGAGTTTCGCTGCACCCCCGCTCCAGTCGCTGTG GTATGTCTTCATCTGGTGCAGCCCCTGTTGTCCATGAGCCACGtgctgcagcagcaggtgGAAGAGCTGGAAGAGTTGCTGGTCACCAAGGATGCCGAGATCCAAGACTACAAGGAGAATGGAGCCACACTCAGCAGAG CGCGTCTGCAGACAGACATTTTCGAGCGGCACACCTACAAAGTCGGTTTCCTGGCAAAG ACTCTTGCTGTGGTTTGTTCTGATGATCACGGTGTGAAGAACTTCGGAGATGACCTCCGAGAGCTTTACACCGCCATCGTCGCACACGGAAGCAAACTGTCGGAGCAGGACCAGTTGGTTGCAGCAGATCCGGATCCCGCAACTTCCTCAG GCCCGAAGAACATTTGCGTGTTTGGGCCTCGGCATCATGCAGGCGTTGAAGCGTGTGCTGAAGGAGGAGAAGCTGACGACAAGCAGAACCGGAGCAGCCCAGTGGCGGAAGCAAGAGACCACATCGTCCACACAGCCCCGGCACAGCAG CTCATCACCTGCGGCCGTGCTGAGCGAACGTCTTCCaaagcaaagaagaagaaagtggTGGGCTTGTTCCGATGA